The DNA region TAGGCCCCTATGTACTTCTTTATGCCGTAGCAGAGCATGTCGAAGGCCAGCTTGCACCTCTGATCGCCCTTCTCCATGGCCTCCTCCACGTCCCTCATGTCGCTGGAGACCCCGCTTATGCCGCAGACTCCGCTCTTCTTGTGAACCACGTCGCTTACTACCTTGGGATCCCCGTACTTCTCCATCAGGTATATCATAACCGACGGATCCAGGTTCCCCGACCGGGTACCCATCAGTATACCCTCGGTGGTGCCGTAGCCCAGGCTGGTGTCCACGCTCTTGCCCCCCGATACGGCAGTGATGGAGCTGCCGTTGCCCAGGTGACAGGTGACTATCTTGAGCTCCTCAATGGGACGGCCCATGGCCTCCGCCACCCGATGGGCCACGTAGAAGTGGCTGGTGCCGTGAAAGCCGTAGCGGCGCACCCGGTCCTTCTCGTAGTGCTCATAGGGGATGCCGTACATGTAGGCGTGGGCCGGCATGGTCTGGTGAAAAGCGGTGTCGAACACCGCCACGTTGGGGGTACCGGGGAGGGCGTGCATGACCGCCTTGATCCCCATCAGGTTCGCCGGGTTGTGCAGCGGCGCCAGGGGGATGACCTCCTCGATCCCCTTCAGCACCTCCTGGTCCACCAGTACCGACCGGGTGAACTTCTCGCCCCCGTGGACCACCCGGTGTCCCACCGCGGAGAGCTCCGACAGGTCCTTAACCACCCCGTGCTGAGGATCCTGAAGGGCGTCCACCACCAGCTTCACCGCCACGTCATGGTTGGGGATATGGGTCTCCTTGATGAAGGGCTCGGAACCCACCTTCACGTGCTTTATCCGGGCCCCATCGAGACCGATCCTCTCCACCAAGCCCTTGGCCAAAAGGGTCTCATCGGACATGTCGATGAGCTGATACTTGAGAGAAGAGCTCCCGCAGTTCAACACCAAAACCTTCACTTCGATCCTGCCTCCCTCCGCTTGACTGAAAACCCGCCGGCAACTATCCTTCCAGCTACCGCCGGGAGGTGATACCTTTGACATATAATACCCCAGTCGCGGGGATAGTGGCAGAGTATAACCCACTTCACAAGGGACACCTGCACCACATCTCCGCCACGAGACAGATGATGCCCCGTTCCCCCATAATCGTGGTCCTCTCCTCCTGCTTCGTACAGCGAGGAGAGCCATCCTTCCTGGACCCCTGGAGCCGGGCCGAGGCGGCCCTGGAGGCCGGGGCGGACCTGGTCCTCCACCTGCCCGTGGCCTTCTCCTGCCACCAGGCCCAGGTCTTCGCCTCCGCGGCGGTGGACATCCTGGCCGCCACCGGGGTGGTGACCCACTTGTCCTTCGGCATGGAGGGTCATAAGGAACTGCTGAAAAAGGCCGGGTCCATATTAATACAGGAGCCCCCCTCCTTCAAGATGAGGTTGCGGCGATGGCTGGACCAGGGCTTCTCCTTCGTGGAGGCCCGCTCCAGGGCTCTGGAGGAGATAGAGCCCGGGTTGGGGTCCTTTCTGAAGGGATCCAACAACATCCTGGCCCTGGCTTATCACATGCGGATCGCCCAGCGGAAGCTCCCGATCGAGACCATATCGGTCAAGAGGATCGGCGCCGCCTACAACCAGAGGGACTTCGAACAAATACCCAGCGCCACCGCGGTGAGGACCCTGTGGGAGGCGGGGGATCGGGAAAGGGCACTGAGGGGGCTACCCCCCTTCTCCGCCCGGATACTGGAGAGGGAGGACCGGCGTGGGAGGGTGGTCACCACCTCCAACCCCAGATGGTGGGACCTCCTCAGGTGGCGGATACTCAGCACCCCAGAAGATCAGATGATAAGCTCCGCGGAGATGGCGGAGGGGCTCGAGAACGGCCTGAAGCGGGCCGCCAGGGGGGCAGAGTCGTACCAGGACCTCCTGGAATCCACGGTGAGCCGCCGATACCCCAGAAGCCGGATCCAGCGGCTCTGCTGCCACCTGATGCTCTCCCACCAGCACTGGTTCAACCGGGCCTGCCAGAGGCTTGGGCCCTCCTGGATAGGGGTACTGGCCACCAACGATATAGGCAAGGTGCTCCTGCGGCGCATGAGAAGCACTGCAGAACTGCCGGTCCTATCCCGGTTCACCAGTCCCCCGGATGGCTACTCCAGGGGAATCCTGGCCCTGGAGGAGAGGGCTCTCACCCTCTGGGAGATCCTGGCGGGGAACCCAAAGGTGGACTCTTTCCGGAGGAGAAGGATCATGATGTCCCCCTCAAACCCGCTGGAGGGATCCTCTCCCGAAGTCGCCTGAAGACCCCAGGGGGGACCATGTCCTGAATGGGGCCACCGAAGGAGTAGACCTCCTTGACCCCCCGGCTGGACAAGTACGAGTACTTGGCGTCGGTGACGATGAACATGGTCTCGATCTCCGGCGCCAGCTGCCGGTTCATCTGGGCCAGCTGGAACTCGTACTCAAAGTCCGAAAGGGCCCTAAGACCCCTTATGATTATCCGGCTCCTAACGTGCCGCATGAAGTCCACCAGCAACCCCTGAAAGGCGTCCACCTTCACAGTGGGCAGGTGGCTTAAGGCCTCCCGGGCCATCATCTGCCGCTCCTCCACGCTGAAGGTGGCCCTCTTCTCCGGGTTGTGAAGCACCGCCACGATCAGCTCGTCGAACAACGCCGCCGCCCTCTCGGCTATGTAGACGTGTCCGTTGGTTATGGGATCGAAGGACCCGGGGTAAACCGCCCTTATCAAAGGCCACCACCCTCTCTGAAGGGATCCACGAAGGAGAGAACCGTCTCGCCGTAAACCCGGCTGTCCGCTCCAAGCCCCTCCGGGATCGGCTCCCTCACGCTGTGCTCCAACACCACCAAGCCTCCAGGGGCCACCACGGTCCGGTTCCCCCGCAACAGCTCCAACAGCTCCTCCACCCAGCCCATGCAGTAGGGGGGATCCGCGAAGACCACCCCATACGAATCCCCCTCCCTGGCAGCCCGGGGGATGAAGCGCCTCACATCCCCCTGGACCACCCGGAATCCCCCTAGGGTCCTCATTGCCTCACAGCACCGGCGGTCCACCTCAACCGCGGTGACCCGGGCCCCCCGGGAGGCGGCCTCCACCGACACCCGGCCGCTCCCAGCGAAGAGGTCAAGAAAATCCACCCCCTCCAGGGGGCCCAGGATGTTGAAAAGGGCCTGGAGGACCTTCCCGGAGGTGGGCCTGGCCCTGCCCGCCGCCTGATGGGATCCCCGCCTAGCCAACCTTCAGGGCCCCCATGGCCTCCTTAAGGGCCATCCGGACCGCCGGGGTCCTGTATGGATGCCCAACCGGGTCAAGCTTCACCCCGTAGCCGCCCCCTTTGGGGTATATGCGGACGTAGAAGTGCTGCTCAAACCCTTGATCCACCGTTATGGCGGACACCAGAAAACAGCCGTCCTCCCCGGCGAAGACGTCCCGGAAGACAAACATGTGACCCTCGGTGCCCCCCTTGCGGTCCCTGAGGGACCTTATGGAGCCCTCCAGCTCCCGACCGAAACCGACTTCCATGAAGAGATCCTCCTCGGGGTATATCTTCAGCTCCTCCTCCGGCGCGGAAGGAGCGCCTCCAACGTAACGGACCTGGACGGAGAAGGTGTCCCTCCCCTCCCTCTTCCACTTCCTCTCGTACTTGGTGAGGTACTCCCTCTCCGGGTTCACCGTCCGCTCGATCACCTGGAACCCCGGCTCGGCGGAGAAGAACTCCACCGCGCTCTCCGCGTACCAATCCACATCAGTGGCCAGGCAGAAGACCCCCATTGGCCTCAGGTACCCGGAGAGCAGTCGCACGAACTGGGGACTGGTGACCCGCCTCTCCGCATGCCTCTTCTTGGGCCACGGACACGGGAAGTTCAGGATCACCCGGTCCAGGCTACCCCGCGCAAGGCACATCCTCATCAGGTACCGGGCGTCCCCCCTCAGGATCTTCACGTTGCGAAGCCCCATGGAGAGGACCCTCCTGGCCGCCTTGGTTACGCACCACTGGCAGACCTCCATGCCCACCACCGCCACGGTGGGATTGGCGGACGCCAGATGAGCCAAGTACCCCCCGTCCCCGAACCCTATCTCCAGGAAGACCCTGCCGTCCCACCCGTCGAAGGACAGGTCCAACGGTAGCCTAGCGGTGGAACCGGAAACTATAACCTTGTCTAAAGCCCAACTCATAGGGACTGGCCCCCCAACAAGTTCTATACCCCCCGATCCAGCGGAGGGCTATGTATTATCTATCCACTCCGAAGGCCTTTTCAACCCCCGGACTTCCGGACTGGGGATAACGAGAAAAAAATAACTAACGCTTGAACCTTTAGATAACAATGCGCATCCCCGGGACTACTGCTAAAATTACCCCTGTCAGCGGCCAGCGGACCCGGGGGGAAGGACCCCCAAAAGACTAGGGAGGGTTGATAATGTACGCCATTAAGTCTAAGCGGCGCATGGCCCCCAAGGAGTACGACATATGGGTGGAGGCGCCC from Thermanaerovibrio acidaminovorans DSM 6589 includes:
- a CDS encoding acetate/propionate family kinase → MKVLVLNCGSSSLKYQLIDMSDETLLAKGLVERIGLDGARIKHVKVGSEPFIKETHIPNHDVAVKLVVDALQDPQHGVVKDLSELSAVGHRVVHGGEKFTRSVLVDQEVLKGIEEVIPLAPLHNPANLMGIKAVMHALPGTPNVAVFDTAFHQTMPAHAYMYGIPYEHYEKDRVRRYGFHGTSHFYVAHRVAEAMGRPIEELKIVTCHLGNGSSITAVSGGKSVDTSLGYGTTEGILMGTRSGNLDPSVMIYLMEKYGDPKVVSDVVHKKSGVCGISGVSSDMRDVEEAMEKGDQRCKLAFDMLCYGIKKYIGAYAAAMGGIDAIVFTAGIGENSDLVREAVCKDLEFLGVKFDPSKNKVRGKEAELTTPDSKVKVYVIPTNEELVIARDTKELALKG
- the coaD gene encoding pantetheine-phosphate adenylyltransferase; translated protein: MIRAVYPGSFDPITNGHVYIAERAAALFDELIVAVLHNPEKRATFSVEERQMMAREALSHLPTVKVDAFQGLLVDFMRHVRSRIIIRGLRALSDFEYEFQLAQMNRQLAPEIETMFIVTDAKYSYLSSRGVKEVYSFGGPIQDMVPPGVFRRLRERIPPAGLRGTS
- a CDS encoding RsmD family RNA methyltransferase, producing the protein MARRGSHQAAGRARPTSGKVLQALFNILGPLEGVDFLDLFAGSGRVSVEAASRGARVTAVEVDRRCCEAMRTLGGFRVVQGDVRRFIPRAAREGDSYGVVFADPPYCMGWVEELLELLRGNRTVVAPGGLVVLEHSVREPIPEGLGADSRVYGETVLSFVDPFREGGGL
- the trmB gene encoding tRNA (guanosine(46)-N7)-methyltransferase TrmB, encoding MSWALDKVIVSGSTARLPLDLSFDGWDGRVFLEIGFGDGGYLAHLASANPTVAVVGMEVCQWCVTKAARRVLSMGLRNVKILRGDARYLMRMCLARGSLDRVILNFPCPWPKKRHAERRVTSPQFVRLLSGYLRPMGVFCLATDVDWYAESAVEFFSAEPGFQVIERTVNPEREYLTKYERKWKREGRDTFSVQVRYVGGAPSAPEEELKIYPEEDLFMEVGFGRELEGSIRSLRDRKGGTEGHMFVFRDVFAGEDGCFLVSAITVDQGFEQHFYVRIYPKGGGYGVKLDPVGHPYRTPAVRMALKEAMGALKVG
- a CDS encoding tRNA(Met) cytidine acetate ligase, giving the protein MIPLTYNTPVAGIVAEYNPLHKGHLHHISATRQMMPRSPIIVVLSSCFVQRGEPSFLDPWSRAEAALEAGADLVLHLPVAFSCHQAQVFASAAVDILAATGVVTHLSFGMEGHKELLKKAGSILIQEPPSFKMRLRRWLDQGFSFVEARSRALEEIEPGLGSFLKGSNNILALAYHMRIAQRKLPIETISVKRIGAAYNQRDFEQIPSATAVRTLWEAGDRERALRGLPPFSARILEREDRRGRVVTTSNPRWWDLLRWRILSTPEDQMISSAEMAEGLENGLKRAARGAESYQDLLESTVSRRYPRSRIQRLCCHLMLSHQHWFNRACQRLGPSWIGVLATNDIGKVLLRRMRSTAELPVLSRFTSPPDGYSRGILALEERALTLWEILAGNPKVDSFRRRRIMMSPSNPLEGSSPEVA